A window from Mus caroli chromosome 2, CAROLI_EIJ_v1.1, whole genome shotgun sequence encodes these proteins:
- the Duoxa1 gene encoding dual oxidase maturation factor 1, giving the protein MAALGHTLPFYTGTKPTFPMDTTLAVIITIFLTALVTFIIILPGIRGKTRLFWLLRVVTSLFIGAVILAVNFSSEWSVGHVNANTTYKAFSPKWVSVDVGLQIGLGGVNITLTGTPVQQLNETINYNEAFAWRLGRSYAEEYVKALEKGLPDPVLYLAEKFTPRSPCGLYNQYRLAGHYASAMLWVAFLCWLLANVMLSMPVLVYGGHMLLATGLFQLLALFFFSMTTSLISPCPLRLGTAVLHTHRGPAFWITLATGLLCILLGLVMAVAHRMQPHRLKAFFNQSSEDPVLEWGSEEGGLLSPHYQSIAESPETQDIPMSVASSETCFKEEHPKESDCSL; this is encoded by the exons ATGGCTGCTCTTGGACACACACTGCCCTTCTACACTGGCACCAAGCCAACCTTTCCAATGGACACTACTCTGGCTGTCATTATCACCATCTTCCTGACTGCACTGGTCACCTTCATCATTATCCTGCCTGGCATCCGTGGGAAGACG AGGCTGTTCTGGCTGCTTCGGGTGGTGACCAGCTTATTCATCGGGGCTGTGATCCTGG CTGTGAACTTCAGTTCTGAGTGGTCTGTGGGCCATGTCAACGCCAACACAACGTACAAAGCCTTCAGTCCCAAGTGGGTCAGTGTGGACGTGGGACTGCAGATCGGGCTCGGCGGAGTCAACATCACCCTCACAG GCACCCCAGTGCAGCAGCTGAATGAAACCATCAACTACAATGAGGCATTCGCATGGCGCCTGGGCAGGAGCTATGCAGAGGAGTACGTAAAGGCCCTGGAGAAGGGCCTTCCAGACCCAGTGCTATACCTGGCTGAGAAGTTCACCCCTCGAAGCCCATGTGGCCTGTACAACCAGTACCGCCTGGCAGGACACTATGCCTCAGCCATGCTGTG GGTGGCATTCCTCTGCTGGCTGCTGGCCAATGTGATGTTGTCGATGCCAGTGCTGGTTTATGGTGGCCACATGCTGTTGGCCACTGGTCTCTTCCAGCTGTTggccctcttcttcttctccatgaCCACATCACTCATATCGCCCTGTCCCCTGCGCTTGGGCACTGCTGTGCTGCACACTCACCGTGGGCCTGCTTTCTGGATCACGTTAGCCACAG GACTGCTGTGTATTCTGCTTGGCCTGGTCATGGCAGTGGCCCACAGGATGCAGCCTCACAGACTGAAGGCTTTCTTCAACCAGAGTTCAGAGGACCCAGTGCTGGAGTGGGGCTCTGAAGAAGGGGGACTCTTGAGCCCCCACTACCAGTCCATAGCTGAGAGTCCTGAGACCCAGGACATTCCCATGTCAGTGGCTTCCTCTGAGACATGTTTTAAGGAGGAACACCCCAAAGAGTCCGACTGCTCCCTGTAA